Proteins from a genomic interval of Pseudodesulfovibrio nedwellii:
- the lhgO gene encoding L-2-hydroxyglutarate oxidase produces the protein MFSAHTVICGAGILGLTIARELIKAGFDDIIIFDKEPAPGMHASGRNSGVLHAGIYYDPGTLKAQMCLEGNRRMQAYCEENGLPLFKSGKVIVARTETELDTLDELERRATANGCTVEMIDKTQLAELEPNAKTVERALHSPFTAVVDSKKILTAMHHELDTSGKVRFFFNTRFLDKGYDSVLTSEGPIKYSLFINAAGAYSDRVAHAFGVAPNYRLLPFKGIYHKLKKPAADQINGSIYPVPNIKNPFLGIHFTRSVHGDVYVGPTAIPAFGRENYGILKGLDAEFLSILFQDLNLFMGNEKFRQVAMEEPRKYFFKYFFNDTAKLVKHISPDDFISTSKMGIRPQLVNTDTCELVMDFVIKRHNNTIHILNSISPAFTSSMYFAELTVKDHVEGIY, from the coding sequence CATACTCGGCCTAACTATAGCCCGCGAACTCATCAAGGCCGGCTTCGATGACATCATCATTTTTGACAAGGAACCGGCCCCCGGCATGCACGCCTCAGGTCGTAACAGTGGCGTACTCCATGCCGGCATCTATTATGATCCCGGCACATTAAAGGCGCAGATGTGTCTGGAAGGCAACCGTCGCATGCAAGCTTATTGCGAAGAAAACGGCCTACCTCTCTTCAAATCCGGCAAAGTCATTGTTGCCCGAACAGAAACCGAATTGGACACACTGGACGAACTGGAGCGACGCGCCACAGCCAACGGCTGCACTGTCGAAATGATCGACAAGACGCAACTAGCCGAACTGGAACCCAATGCGAAAACAGTTGAGCGCGCTCTGCACTCCCCCTTCACCGCTGTTGTGGACTCCAAAAAAATCCTCACTGCCATGCATCATGAACTTGATACAAGCGGCAAGGTACGATTCTTTTTCAACACCCGCTTCCTTGATAAAGGATACGACAGCGTTCTGACCTCGGAAGGCCCAATCAAATATTCCCTCTTCATCAACGCTGCGGGGGCTTACAGTGACAGGGTTGCTCACGCATTCGGTGTCGCCCCAAATTATCGCCTGCTCCCGTTCAAAGGCATCTACCACAAGCTAAAAAAGCCAGCCGCCGACCAAATTAATGGTTCCATATACCCAGTGCCCAACATCAAAAACCCATTCCTTGGCATACACTTTACCCGAAGCGTCCATGGTGATGTCTATGTCGGCCCAACAGCCATACCCGCTTTCGGACGTGAAAACTACGGTATCCTCAAAGGACTAGATGCAGAATTCCTCTCCATTCTCTTTCAGGACCTGAACCTGTTTATGGGGAACGAAAAATTCCGTCAGGTGGCCATGGAAGAACCTCGTAAATATTTCTTTAAATATTTCTTCAATGATACGGCCAAACTGGTCAAACACATCTCACCCGATGATTTCATTTCCACATCCAAAATGGGAATACGCCCACAATTAGTGAATACAGATACCTGTGAACTGGTCATGGATTTTGTCATTAAACGCCACAATAACACGATACATATTCTCAACTCAATTTCACCAGCTTTTACAAGTTCCATGTATTTCGCTGAGTTGACAGTTAAAGATCATGTTGAAGGAATATATTAG